Below is a window of Pedobacter africanus DNA.
GCGGCCAAGGTCAAAACCGATGCATTTTGTGCATAAAGTTTGTAATTGTTTAAAGAACTTGTCAGGGTATCTTCAATAAATTGCTGCAGCGTAAAAATGGAAGTCAGGCCAAAGGTACTGAAAGGCCTGCTATATAAATTAGCAGATTGTTCTTCAGTAAAGAATTTTGCATACTGGTCCAATTCCTGTACATTGAATAGCTCGTTAGGGATATTTATGGAGTTCTCGGTATATACGGCAGCTTTGATCTCTTTAAAAGGCAACCCTAAATAGCTATCGTTTTTAAGCCTGCCGGATAAGGTTTGCGGAATGTCTGCACATTCCTGCTCATCGTATACGGCTTTTAGCTGTTTGCTGTTTTTATCAATGATTGCGTACGACAGGCTATCTGGTGTTATTTTCATCAACAGATCGCAATCTTCTGCCGTATTTGGGTCAAATTCCGGATCAACTAATAGTATGCTGTTTTTATTATCCATATTAGCAAAATTAATCCTTTTTTCTATAACATCACCATCGCATATTTGCTAAATGGATAAAGCGGCAATAATACAGGCTTCTTACGAATTCGTACCCACAGCAGAACAGCTTGATTTTTGCAGGGAAATGGCGTCTTTTTTATCCCGGGGGCTGAATGATCAGTGCTTCATATTAAGGGGGTATGCAGGGACGGGAAAAACCACCTCTGTAGCAGCGCTGGTAAAAGCATTGCCACAGTTTAAAGTGCGTTCGGTATTGCTGGCACCAACAGGAAGGGCGGCAAAGGTAATGGGCAATTATACCGGTAAAAAAGCGCTTACCATCCATAAAAAAATATATAGAAAACGTGCTGCTGTTGGTACGGACCTGTCTTTTCAGCTGGCGCCTAATCTTGCGGAGCATACCCTGTTTATTGTAGATGAAGCATCTATGATTGCAGATGAATGGATTTCACATACAGGATCCTCATTTTTAAAAGATCTGATCGAATTTGCATACAATGGTAAGAATTGTGCAGTGGTCTTTGTGGGCGACACCGCACAGTTGCCGCCGGTTGGCAGTATTGAAAGTCCGGCATTAAACAAAGCTTATATCGCATCAAACTTTGGCAAACAGGTGATGGCGATTGAGCTTAAAGAAGTGGTAAGACAGGAGAAGAAATCGGGTATCCTGGCCAATGCCACCATGCTGCGCAGGATGATCAGTGCGCTGGAAAAAGATGAAGAAGGTAAAATCGCATTGCCGAAATTCATGACCAAAACCTATAAGGATATTTTCAGGATGACCGGTTTAAAGCTGGTAGAGGGGTTGGAATATGCTTATGGTAAATTTGGCATTGAAAACTGCCTGGTGGTTTGCAGATCTAATAAATCGGCAAATGTATACAACCAGCAGATCAGGGCCAGGTTGCTTTACCGAGAAGAGGAGCTAACAGGAGGCGATCAGATTATGGTAGTGCGGAACAATTATTTCTGGCTTCCTGAAAACGAATCGGCAGCCTTTATTGCAAATGGTGATATGGCCAGGATTGTCCGGGTAAGAAAAACCGAAGAGCGGTATGGTTTGCGTTTTGCCGAAGTGCAGCTTGAATTTATTGATTTTCAGGAACTTGGTGCGATTACCTGCAAGGTGATGCTGGATACACTTACGATTGATGCACCCAATTTGTCCTATGAGCAAAACAATCAGCTTTTTGAACAGTTAAATATAGATTATGAGCACATCAAAAATAAGCGGGAAAGGTACAATGCAATTAAGGAAGATCCTTATTACAATGCATTGCAGATCAAGTTTGCTTATGCCGTTACCTGCCATAAAGCGCAGGGCGGGCAATGGGATGCTGTATTTGTGGACCAAGGCTATCTAACCGATGAAATGGTAGACATGGATTTTTTAAGATGGCTATATACCGGAGTAACAAGAGCCAGAAGAGAATTATTTTTAGTAAATTTTGCGGCTAAACTATTTTCTGCTCCAGCAGAAGAACAGTTTTAACCTTAAATTGATATTTGTTATGAGATTTGCATACTCTGTTAAACAAAAAATGAAAATTGCGGTACTGTTGTTTTGTATCATGGCTTGTACCTTACTGATCAGGTTTTTAGAAGATAAGAGTGTGAAAAGCATGAACGAATCCTTTGTATCGATGTATAACGATCGGTTGATCCCGGCAGCAGATTTGTTTTATGTAGCTGAAAAGGCCTACCTGAAAAAGTCGTTGTTTGAGGATGCTTTATACGAGCCGGAACACCTGTTTAGTGTCGACAAGTTACAGGCGCAGCTGGCCGCACTGAATACCTCTATAGATTCATTGATACAGAAATACAGCAAGACCTTACTGGTGAAGCAGGAAAAGGAGCAGCTGATACATTTAAAAAATGGGCTTGGCAGTACAGTAGAGGTAGAACATAAAATCCTTGCTGCTGCAAAGGTCCAGGGGCTTGCAGCAGCAAGGGTGCTTTATGAAACAGAGGGGCGTGAATCTTCCAGAACGACCATCAAAAAACTTTCTGAGCTGATGAACATTCAAAAGCAGGTGGGTGAGGAGCTGATCAAGGATTCAGCCTTTATGGTATCCGGCAATAAGATTTACTCGGCCTTTCAGGTCGTACTGGCCATTGTAATCGGGATATTGATTGTTGGTATTGTATTTACCTCTAATGTAGTGAAAATCAGTAATGATAAGTTTAACCTGAATTAAGCGGCAATAAAAGGCAACGTAATCTGGAAGGTGGTTCCCTGGTTTTCCTGGCTGTCTACAGTTAATGAGCCGCCGTGTTGTTCAATGATCTGCCTGGAGATGTGTAAACCAAGTCCTATTGATTTTTCACCTTTAAGTCCGGGTCGGCCGGCTTTGGAGAACTGATCAAAGAGTAGCTGTTGAAGGTGAGCTGGAATCCCTATCCCAAAATCAGTAACCCGGATGATGCAGGCATCAGCGGATTTACGCACTTCAATGTTAATTGGACTTTCGGAATTCGAAAATTTTAAGCCATTCCCAATCAGGTTGTCTATTACCCGGGTAAGTTTGGAAGGATTTACCGCAGAGGTCAATTCCTGCTCATTGCAGCTGAAAACAATCCTACGCTCGTTATTGAGGTTCTTTTGCCAGTTGCTACAGATATTGTTCATAAAAGTAATGATGTTGGTGGTCTGCAGCTGGAAAGGGGCCTTGTTGTTCTGGGCAATTTCGAGCAAATCATCAATAATATGCTTAGCCTGGCGCGTTGAACTCAGAATAAGCTGTATTTCCGTATTGTTCTGCTGCTGACTTTCTTCGAGTACAATCCTTGTGAGTGCCTCAATATTGTTGAGCGGGTTTCTGAGATCGTGCGCTACAAAGCCAAGGATCTCGCTTTTTTGACGATTGAGCAGCTGCACTTCCAGGTTTCTTTCTTCCAGTTGTTTTAAACGGGTGAAGTGTTTGGATTTAAAATAATAACTATACCTGGAAAAGGTATATAGTGCCACAACCAGTATAAACGCAGCCATAAAATTGAACACCTGGTCTGTCAGGTTTAATCCAGGCAGTACCAGGGTAAGGCCAAATAAAAGGAACACATAAAGCGAAAGGATGATGATCTGCTTTACTTCCAGTGCAAAAAACAAGGAAACCATCATAATTCCTATAAGAAATACGGCCAGGGTATTCTTTGGGTTATGCAGGGAAAAAATATAACTGACGGCAAATGTGGTGGTCAGGATAAAACAGCAGCAGGTAACAATCAGTATATTTCTGCTTGTTGTAGTCCAGCGGCCACTTTTTAAGGCATGGTTACTCAACAATAGAAAGCCCAGTGAGCCTGTTATGGTTAGCCAGTTGTTAAAGCTGTATTCCGAGTAGTTGGCCATTGATGATAAGCCTTCATAGCTGAGCAATGAAAGCAGCCTTACCGTAGCCGAAACAAAAAAGTAAATACTGCTTAAAACCCTTACCTGTTTAACGTTAATAATGCTATAGGCCTCCTTAAAGGCCTGGGCATATTGGTTGGGCGTTTGGTATGTATAAAAACTAAGCAAGTGGTGAATTTGCTAGTAAAAATAACGAAAGGAAATGATTTGTACGATTTTATATTACTTTTGCTGAAAGTAATAACTATGATCACGATAGCAGCCACCGAGTTTAACTATGCGTTTTTTTTAAAGCTTTTAAAATTTGGCCTGGTAGGATTCGTGGGGCTTATTGTCGATTTCAGCATTACCTATATCTGCAAGGAAAAATTAAAGATCCATAAATATGTTTCCAGTTCACTAGGCTTCAGCATTGCTACAGCAACCAATTATCAGTTGAACAGGTTGTGGACTTTTGGCCGGCATGATGCGGCCACTATGATGCAATTCGGAAAATATTTCATGATCTGCCTGGTAGGGTTGGCCCTAAGCAATATTCTGATCTATCTGCTGAACGATAAGCTGAAATGGAATTTCTATGTTGCCAAAGGCTGTGCCATTGTAATCGTGTCGTTATGGAACTTTTTTGCCAACTACCTTTATACTTTTGCAACCTGATAAGCCTTTTCATTGATGCTTGAAACAAAAAGAACCCCAAAGCAGATCCTGTTTGTCTTTTTAGGTGCATGGACATTGATCAATGTCATCCAGGCGGCATTTGTAGAGGTTCATGCAGATGAAGCCTATTACTGGATGTATTCCAGGTTTTTAGACTGGGGCTATTTTGATCATCCCCCAATGGTTGCCTTGTTCATAAAAATAGGGGATGCGCTGATACCTTCTACTTTGGGTTTAAGGCTCCTTACAATACTGAGCAGTACTGCTTCTGTGTACCTTTTATGGAAGATGTTGAGCAGGTACGGGCAGAATATAAAACTGTTTATATTGTTGTTCGGGTCGGTTGTCTTGTTCCATGTTTATGGCTTTATCACTACGCCGGATGCACCATTGTTTTTCTTTACTGTGCTTTTTCTATATCTGTACCAGCGTTATGCGGAAGAAGATAAGTTCAAATGGGCATTCCTGCTGGCCCTGGTTATTGCAGGCATGCTGTACAGCAAATATCATGGTATCCTGGTGTTGTTCTTTACCATACTTTCCAATTTTAAGCTTTTAAAAAGGCCCAGTTTCTGGTTTATTGTGCTGCTTGCAGCAGCAGCTTTTGTTCCCCACATCTGGTGGCAAATACAAAATAATTATCCTTCATTCTATTACCATGTGATAGACCGGTCGTCTGCATATTATAAGTTTGGTTTTACAACAGAATATTTGCTGGCACAGCTGGCGCTGGCAGGGCCGCTTGTAGGCTGGTATATGTACAGACAGTCTTTCCGCCTGAAACCAGATGATACTTTTATCAGGGGCCTTAAGTTTAACTGTTTTGGAATATTCATTTTTTTCCTGATCAGTACTTTGAAGGGAAGAGTTGAAGCGCATTGGACTTTACCAGCAATGATTGGCCTGTTTATGCTGTCCTACATCGCAATGCTGCGGTTTAATGTGCCCAAATGGTTCGAAAGGCTAGCCCTGGTGAATATTTTTCTGATCGTTCTGGTCAGGCTGGTGCTGATCTTTCCTGTGGGCGTCTTGATGAAGGTTAAAGTGGTTTCCTATTATTTTGGGAACAAGACCTGGGCCCAGGAAATAAAAAAGAAGGCCGGTGATGCACCGGTAATCTTTATGGATTCTTTCCAGGTGCCTTCCAGGTATAATTATTATACGCGTAGTACAAAGGGATTTTCCTATGATTCCAGGTATTACCGGAAAAACCAGTACGACATCTGGCCGCTGGAAGACAGTATCAGAAATAAGCGGGCCTATTTTGTACTTCAGTATCCTATGGAGGGCTTAGGCAGAATAGATACGATTCAGACTGGTAAGGGGCTGTTCTATGGGGCCTGGATCGACAAGGTACGCATATACCAGAAACTGAATGTAAGCCTGGAATCAGTACCTGCCAGCTGGGAAAGAGGAGCGGTAAAAGAATTGCAGCTAAAGATCAGCAATCCATATAAGGAAAGTATAGCGCTGGGCAATGCTGGTGCAAACTGGAAGTGCTATCTGGAATATGGGTTTAAGATTGGGCCTGATCTGGGTGAGTTTAAAGTTGCTGGAACGAACCTCGAACCTGTCACAATTGGAGTGGGGCAGTCTGTACTGGTTAGCGCCAGCCTAAGGGCACCTTTGGTTCCGGGTAAATACAAATTGCTGTTTTCTGTACGGACAGATCCTTTTTCAGGCGCCAGGAACAGCAGCATGATTCCGGTAGAAATCAGGTAAACTTTATTTTTTCAGTTCTCCTGGAAGGTAACCGAAATGCTTTCTGAATGCTTTGGAGAAGTTATAAGGTTCGTTATAACCCATGGTATAGGCTGCCTCATATACAGTACAATGCGTTTCGAGGAGCATTTGCCTGGCATAGTTCATCTTTAACTCGTTCAGGTAACCAAAAACGGTTAGCCCAAATAGTTCTTTAAAGCCCTTTTTAAGCATAAATTCGTTTAATCCCGCCTCGCGGGCAATGCCATTTAGCGTCAAAGGATCGAACATCCGTTGCTGGATGTACTGCCGTGCAGCATGAAGTTTATCGACATTATGCCGTTCTATTTTAACAGGTTTTGCACCGTTTAATGCCTCTGCCTGTTCGGCCTGAAGTAAAAAAAGTTCAGTGATCTTCGATTCA
It encodes the following:
- a CDS encoding sensor histidine kinase, coding for MLSFYTYQTPNQYAQAFKEAYSIINVKQVRVLSSIYFFVSATVRLLSLLSYEGLSSMANYSEYSFNNWLTITGSLGFLLLSNHALKSGRWTTTSRNILIVTCCCFILTTTFAVSYIFSLHNPKNTLAVFLIGIMMVSLFFALEVKQIIILSLYVFLLFGLTLVLPGLNLTDQVFNFMAAFILVVALYTFSRYSYYFKSKHFTRLKQLEERNLEVQLLNRQKSEILGFVAHDLRNPLNNIEALTRIVLEESQQQNNTEIQLILSSTRQAKHIIDDLLEIAQNNKAPFQLQTTNIITFMNNICSNWQKNLNNERRIVFSCNEQELTSAVNPSKLTRVIDNLIGNGLKFSNSESPINIEVRKSADACIIRVTDFGIGIPAHLQQLLFDQFSKAGRPGLKGEKSIGLGLHISRQIIEQHGGSLTVDSQENQGTTFQITLPFIAA
- a CDS encoding GtrA family protein codes for the protein MITIAATEFNYAFFLKLLKFGLVGFVGLIVDFSITYICKEKLKIHKYVSSSLGFSIATATNYQLNRLWTFGRHDAATMMQFGKYFMICLVGLALSNILIYLLNDKLKWNFYVAKGCAIVIVSLWNFFANYLYTFAT
- a CDS encoding DUF3822 family protein, which gives rise to MDNKNSILLVDPEFDPNTAEDCDLLMKITPDSLSYAIIDKNSKQLKAVYDEQECADIPQTLSGRLKNDSYLGLPFKEIKAAVYTENSINIPNELFNVQELDQYAKFFTEEQSANLYSRPFSTFGLTSIFTLQQFIEDTLTSSLNNYKLYAQNASVLTLAAQHSNQALVLDFTATSFNAAYTLNAKLIFQHYYQTDHAEEFNYYLLLIISQLNINTSDARVYLSGIINEGDAYYQCVQKYFNDIMFNLPPTGEIDQKILDDMPAHYYSGLLAIDLCE
- a CDS encoding MCP four helix bundle domain-containing protein — protein: MRFAYSVKQKMKIAVLLFCIMACTLLIRFLEDKSVKSMNESFVSMYNDRLIPAADLFYVAEKAYLKKSLFEDALYEPEHLFSVDKLQAQLAALNTSIDSLIQKYSKTLLVKQEKEQLIHLKNGLGSTVEVEHKILAAAKVQGLAAARVLYETEGRESSRTTIKKLSELMNIQKQVGEELIKDSAFMVSGNKIYSAFQVVLAIVIGILIVGIVFTSNVVKISNDKFNLN
- a CDS encoding ATP-dependent DNA helicase; this encodes MDKAAIIQASYEFVPTAEQLDFCREMASFLSRGLNDQCFILRGYAGTGKTTSVAALVKALPQFKVRSVLLAPTGRAAKVMGNYTGKKALTIHKKIYRKRAAVGTDLSFQLAPNLAEHTLFIVDEASMIADEWISHTGSSFLKDLIEFAYNGKNCAVVFVGDTAQLPPVGSIESPALNKAYIASNFGKQVMAIELKEVVRQEKKSGILANATMLRRMISALEKDEEGKIALPKFMTKTYKDIFRMTGLKLVEGLEYAYGKFGIENCLVVCRSNKSANVYNQQIRARLLYREEELTGGDQIMVVRNNYFWLPENESAAFIANGDMARIVRVRKTEERYGLRFAEVQLEFIDFQELGAITCKVMLDTLTIDAPNLSYEQNNQLFEQLNIDYEHIKNKRERYNAIKEDPYYNALQIKFAYAVTCHKAQGGQWDAVFVDQGYLTDEMVDMDFLRWLYTGVTRARRELFLVNFAAKLFSAPAEEQF
- a CDS encoding ArnT family glycosyltransferase; the protein is MLETKRTPKQILFVFLGAWTLINVIQAAFVEVHADEAYYWMYSRFLDWGYFDHPPMVALFIKIGDALIPSTLGLRLLTILSSTASVYLLWKMLSRYGQNIKLFILLFGSVVLFHVYGFITTPDAPLFFFTVLFLYLYQRYAEEDKFKWAFLLALVIAGMLYSKYHGILVLFFTILSNFKLLKRPSFWFIVLLAAAAFVPHIWWQIQNNYPSFYYHVIDRSSAYYKFGFTTEYLLAQLALAGPLVGWYMYRQSFRLKPDDTFIRGLKFNCFGIFIFFLISTLKGRVEAHWTLPAMIGLFMLSYIAMLRFNVPKWFERLALVNIFLIVLVRLVLIFPVGVLMKVKVVSYYFGNKTWAQEIKKKAGDAPVIFMDSFQVPSRYNYYTRSTKGFSYDSRYYRKNQYDIWPLEDSIRNKRAYFVLQYPMEGLGRIDTIQTGKGLFYGAWIDKVRIYQKLNVSLESVPASWERGAVKELQLKISNPYKESIALGNAGANWKCYLEYGFKIGPDLGEFKVAGTNLEPVTIGVGQSVLVSASLRAPLVPGKYKLLFSVRTDPFSGARNSSMIPVEIR